In Legionella cincinnatiensis, the DNA window AATAAAGGATGGCATAATACGTTAAGCATTTGCTCGAGCAGGGAAAAAAATAAGATGTTCTTTTTTTATTATTGTAGTTAAATATTCTAAAGTTCCAGCAACTTTTTCGGGTTCATCAAAAAACTCAATGATTATAGGAAGAGAAAAAGGTACCTCTAAAAAAGAACTATTATGGACATTTGTTTCACCAAAGCCACTAATAGCACGAAAAACGCTTATTCCACGAATTTTAGCTTCATTTTGTAGATACTTTAAAATAGAAGGAATATTTTCGGCTCGTTCTAAAGTATAAATTCGTACAACTGTAATTTCTACGGTTGGAATCTTAATTTCATTTATCATGCTCTCTCCCTTATACAGCCTCTAATGAT includes these proteins:
- a CDS encoding DUF190 domain-containing protein; amino-acid sequence: MINEIKIPTVEITVVRIYTLERAENIPSILKYLQNEAKIRGISVFRAISGFGETNVHNSSFLEVPFSLPIIIEFFDEPEKVAGTLEYLTTIIKKEHLIFFPARANA